From Pelagibacterium flavum:
AGTGAATGTGTCTGCGGGGGAGTTCCTGCAGCACGACATGGCCGAAATACCGACCGGATTCTGCTCTCGACCGGCGCCGAACCGGCCTGGCTGACACTGGAAATTACCGAAAGCATGTTTCTCAGCGACACACCCGGTGTCAGGGATGCCTTCGAACGGCTGCGCCGGATCGGTGTCGGACTTTCGGTCGACGACTTCGGCACGGGCTATTCGAACCTGCGCTCGCTCGAAACCTTTCCGGTTACCGAGATTAAGGTGGACCGCTCCTTTGTCGGGGAACTGACGACAAATCCATCAAAAAGGGTGGTCGTGCGCGCCATCATCGAGCTGGGACGGGCCCTTGGCGTGACCATTGTTGCAGAGGGCATCGCCGCAAGCCTTGCGCGGTCCGGCAAATCGGACGACGGCGGCTTCGGATGCATTCGGTCCATAAGCGCAAAACGGCCCCGATTGCGCCAGTCGGCAAAGCGCCCTCACTTCCAACATTTGGGCCGCCAAGACCCTTGCTGAAGGCTGCCGGTTCGCTTCGACCACGGTAGCGAAATGGCGGCGAGCTCCGCGCATCCATACCATCTGCCTGGTCCGCCATCGTGCACATAGGTGATGTTTCGATGACTTTGGAGCTATATTGCCGTCGCGGTCCCGCCCCCAACAAGGATGCAGACCGCAAGGGGCAATAACGACAGTTGATCCCTTGGGCGATTCACAAAATTTGTCGCGTAGCGACCAGCCGCACCCCGGCTCGCATCGAACCTTCATTCACCTTTGCAGGTCGCTCTGTAACGCTATGCTACATGGCTTCCACAGTTCCGCCTGATACCAT
This genomic window contains:
- a CDS encoding EAL domain-containing protein; this encodes MFLSDTPGVRDAFERLRRIGVGLSVDDFGTGYSNLRSLETFPVTEIKVDRSFVGELTTNPSKRVVVRAIIELGRALGVTIVAEGIAASLARSGKSDDGGFGCIRSISAKRPRLRQSAKRPHFQHLGRQDPC